A region of Macrobrachium nipponense isolate FS-2020 chromosome 7, ASM1510439v2, whole genome shotgun sequence DNA encodes the following proteins:
- the LOC135216982 gene encoding pyrroline-5-carboxylate reductase 3-like isoform X1: MATLRIGFIGAGNMAQAFAKGLIAAGVTKPQGIVVSSPKVDQHLLDQMAAIGCGTTYNNREAASFSDVVVMAVKPAVIPRVLHDLQPCVTPARPLVTSVALGVTLATMEANLPPESRVIRIMPNTPALVQLGASVFCRGAHATDEDVQTTRRLLSAVGEVDEVPEGFLDAVTGLSGAGPAYVYLAIEALADGGVRMGLPRPLSLKLAAQTVMGAAKMVLETGKHPGQLKDEVCSPGAREGHDLSRNSHTPTGCTIQGVAALERNGLRAAFISAVHDATVKSIETSGK; encoded by the exons ATGGCGACTTTGAGAATAGGCTTCATAGGCGCTGGAAATATGGCACAGGCCTTTGCCAAGGGTCTTATAGCAGCTG GTGTAACCAAGCCGCAGGGTATCGTGGTCTCTTCGCCGAAGGTGGACCAACATCTACTGGATCAGATGGCG GCCATTGGCTGTGGGACCACCTACAACAACAGGGAAGCCGCCTCCTTCAGCGACGTCGTCGTGATGGCCGTGAAACCAGCGGTCATCCCGCGAGTCCTACACGACCTCCAACCCTGCGTGACACCCGCCCGACCCCTTGTGACCTCCGTAGCCCTGGGCGTGACCTTGGCCACAATGGAAGCCAATTTACCCCCCGAAAGCAGGGTGATAAGGATCATGCCCAACACCCCGGCGCTGGTGCAGCTGGGGGCGTCTGTCTTCTGCAGAGGAGCTCACGCTACTGACGAAGATGTACAGACAACCCGCAG GTTACTCTCTGCTGTAGGGGAGGTAGACGAAGTTCCTGAGGGGTTCCTGGACGCGGTGACCGGTCTTAGCGGCGCTGGACCGGCTTAT GTCTACTTGGCCATTGAAGCATTAGCAGACGGAGGAGTACGGATGGGTCTGCCCCGACCCCTGTCTCTGAAATTGGCGGCCCAAACAGTCATG GGAGCGGCCAAGATGGTTCTGGAAACTGGTAAACATCCGGGCCAGTTGAAGGACGAAGTCTGTTCACCGGGAG CCAGGGAGGGACATGACCTCTCACGAAATTCTCACACTCCAACAGGCTGTACCATCCAAGGCGTGGCTGCCCTAGAGAGAAACGGACTGAGAGCTGCCTTCATAAGCGCAGTCCACGACGCTACGGTGAAGTCCATCGAAACCTCGGGAAAATGA
- the LOC135216982 gene encoding pyrroline-5-carboxylate reductase 3-like isoform X2: MATLRIGFIGAGNMAQAFAKGLIAAGVTKPQGIVVSSPKVDQHLLDQMAAIGCGTTYNNREAASFSDVVVMAVKPAVIPRVLHDLQPCVTPARPLVTSVALGVTLATMEANLPPESRVIRIMPNTPALVQLGASVFCRGAHATDEDVQTTRRLLSAVGEVDEVPEGFLDAVTGLSGAGPAYVYLAIEALADGGVRMGLPRPLSLKLAAQTVMGAAKMVLETGKHPGQLKDEVCSPGGCTIQGVAALERNGLRAAFISAVHDATVKSIETSGK; encoded by the exons ATGGCGACTTTGAGAATAGGCTTCATAGGCGCTGGAAATATGGCACAGGCCTTTGCCAAGGGTCTTATAGCAGCTG GTGTAACCAAGCCGCAGGGTATCGTGGTCTCTTCGCCGAAGGTGGACCAACATCTACTGGATCAGATGGCG GCCATTGGCTGTGGGACCACCTACAACAACAGGGAAGCCGCCTCCTTCAGCGACGTCGTCGTGATGGCCGTGAAACCAGCGGTCATCCCGCGAGTCCTACACGACCTCCAACCCTGCGTGACACCCGCCCGACCCCTTGTGACCTCCGTAGCCCTGGGCGTGACCTTGGCCACAATGGAAGCCAATTTACCCCCCGAAAGCAGGGTGATAAGGATCATGCCCAACACCCCGGCGCTGGTGCAGCTGGGGGCGTCTGTCTTCTGCAGAGGAGCTCACGCTACTGACGAAGATGTACAGACAACCCGCAG GTTACTCTCTGCTGTAGGGGAGGTAGACGAAGTTCCTGAGGGGTTCCTGGACGCGGTGACCGGTCTTAGCGGCGCTGGACCGGCTTAT GTCTACTTGGCCATTGAAGCATTAGCAGACGGAGGAGTACGGATGGGTCTGCCCCGACCCCTGTCTCTGAAATTGGCGGCCCAAACAGTCATG GGAGCGGCCAAGATGGTTCTGGAAACTGGTAAACATCCGGGCCAGTTGAAGGACGAAGTCTGTTCACCGGGAG GCTGTACCATCCAAGGCGTGGCTGCCCTAGAGAGAAACGGACTGAGAGCTGCCTTCATAAGCGCAGTCCACGACGCTACGGTGAAGTCCATCGAAACCTCGGGAAAATGA
- the LOC135216982 gene encoding pyrroline-5-carboxylate reductase 3-like isoform X3: MAAIGCGTTYNNREAASFSDVVVMAVKPAVIPRVLHDLQPCVTPARPLVTSVALGVTLATMEANLPPESRVIRIMPNTPALVQLGASVFCRGAHATDEDVQTTRRLLSAVGEVDEVPEGFLDAVTGLSGAGPAYVYLAIEALADGGVRMGLPRPLSLKLAAQTVMGAAKMVLETGKHPGQLKDEVCSPGAREGHDLSRNSHTPTGCTIQGVAALERNGLRAAFISAVHDATVKSIETSGK, encoded by the exons ATGGCG GCCATTGGCTGTGGGACCACCTACAACAACAGGGAAGCCGCCTCCTTCAGCGACGTCGTCGTGATGGCCGTGAAACCAGCGGTCATCCCGCGAGTCCTACACGACCTCCAACCCTGCGTGACACCCGCCCGACCCCTTGTGACCTCCGTAGCCCTGGGCGTGACCTTGGCCACAATGGAAGCCAATTTACCCCCCGAAAGCAGGGTGATAAGGATCATGCCCAACACCCCGGCGCTGGTGCAGCTGGGGGCGTCTGTCTTCTGCAGAGGAGCTCACGCTACTGACGAAGATGTACAGACAACCCGCAG GTTACTCTCTGCTGTAGGGGAGGTAGACGAAGTTCCTGAGGGGTTCCTGGACGCGGTGACCGGTCTTAGCGGCGCTGGACCGGCTTAT GTCTACTTGGCCATTGAAGCATTAGCAGACGGAGGAGTACGGATGGGTCTGCCCCGACCCCTGTCTCTGAAATTGGCGGCCCAAACAGTCATG GGAGCGGCCAAGATGGTTCTGGAAACTGGTAAACATCCGGGCCAGTTGAAGGACGAAGTCTGTTCACCGGGAG CCAGGGAGGGACATGACCTCTCACGAAATTCTCACACTCCAACAGGCTGTACCATCCAAGGCGTGGCTGCCCTAGAGAGAAACGGACTGAGAGCTGCCTTCATAAGCGCAGTCCACGACGCTACGGTGAAGTCCATCGAAACCTCGGGAAAATGA